The Sorangiineae bacterium MSr11954 DNA segment CACCTGACGTCCGGCTCCGGGGTGACGCGTCAAGCCGTGACCAAGCACCTCCAGGTGTTGGCCGATTCCGGCCTCGTTCGAAGTCTCCGCGATGGGCGCGAGCGCATCTGGGAGCTCGAGCCCCAGAAGCTCGAGCAAGCGCAAAAGGATCTGGAGCGTATCTCGAAGCGTTGGGACGAGGCGCTCGGTCGCCTCAAGGCCTTCGTGGAGACGGTTTCGCGGGACACGGGGCAGGGAACGCGCAGGTGATCGTTTGTCGGGAATCCAGGCATGGGGCGATCATGGATCATCCAATCACCATGATCGCATCGTGCACCTGGCGATGGATTTGGGCCTAAATGGCATTGGTACCGGCATTGCTCGTGGGCGCCCCAATCGGAGGGAATCCCATGAAGAACACTACGGCTACCTTTCTCAAGTTCGTCCTTCTCGCGGGAGCACCGGTCTTATTGTCGTCGGTGTCCGTCGCAACGGATGTACATGCACATGGTGCGTTCGAGTTCCCGCTCAGCCGGACATATGGATGCCGGCTGGAAAACCCCGAGAGCCCCAAGTCGGAAGCGTGCAAGGCGGCCGTCGCCTTGGCCGGCACCCAGGCTCTCTACGATTGGAATGAGGTCAACATTGGTAATGCGGCCGGACGTCATCGCCAGATCATCCCCGATGGCAAATTGTGCAGTGCCGGGCGCGACAAGTACAAAGGCTTCGACCAAGCGCGCGCGGATTGGCCGGCCACGAAATTGACGTCCGGTGCATCGACCACCCTCCGCTACAAGGCCACCGCCGCCCACCGCGGCGGCTTCGAGCTCTACGTCACGCGCAACGGCTACA contains these protein-coding regions:
- a CDS encoding lytic polysaccharide monooxygenase; the encoded protein is MKNTTATFLKFVLLAGAPVLLSSVSVATDVHAHGAFEFPLSRTYGCRLENPESPKSEACKAAVALAGTQALYDWNEVNIGNAAGRHRQIIPDGKLCSAGRDKYKGFDQARADWPATKLTSGASTTLRYKATAAHRGGFELYVTRNGYSPTQPLKWSDLEKFHTVSNPPIVSGSYQMPVTLPAGKSGRHLIYAVWQRTDSEEAFYSCADVDF
- a CDS encoding metalloregulator ArsR/SmtB family transcription factor is translated as MNEQRADSRGAHGAHHPHDAHNAHNATDLRLTSSVAVFAALGDPLRMRIVGRLCSDGPLSITHLTSGSGVTRQAVTKHLQVLADSGLVRSLRDGRERIWELEPQKLEQAQKDLERISKRWDEALGRLKAFVETVSRDTGQGTRR